The following is a genomic window from Burkholderia oklahomensis C6786.
TGACGCGCCGACCGATTGGCGGGTGAATCCGAGCTGGACACGCGGCGCGGGCACGGAATGGCTGGGAACGCAACCGAGTGCACTGCTGCGCGTGCCGAGCGCAATCGTGCCCTTCGCGCACAACTACCTGCTCAATCCCGTTCATTCGGACGCGGCTGACGTGCGGATTGTCGAGGTCGTGCAAGCGCCGCATGATAGCCGCATCTTGAGGCTGCTCGCGGGAGGCTAGCTCCCCCGGTGTTCGGCTCGCATCATTAGGTCGCCGCCTCTTGCGGCCATTCTTCAGGAATCGATGCAGGAGGTTTGGTTCAGGATGCCTCAAGCAGATCACGCGCAACCCGCCGCCCGGCGCGCGGAAGCGTTCACCGCATCGCGGGCGGCCACTTCCATGTGATCGGCGAGCCGTTGAGCGTGGCGACGGGCGTCAAGGATCAAGGCGCTTGTTGAGCGATCGTTGGAACGATCGCCGCCACGTTGCTCAGCGAGCCGGCTCACGATTGAGCGCCGCATTGTTCGCGCGCATGCATCACGCACGACGTTTCGCCCGGCATATACATCACCACGACACAACGATTGCACGACGTGCAGCCCGACCGCGTCGCTCGGCGATCCGTGTTTGTCCCTTTGGCGCGTTCACACTATCGAAGAGCTTCGACGATCAAGGCGAAGTTGATAAAGGCGATGAACATCAAATCGAGTTTGTCAAAGCGCGAGAAGATGCGCCGAAAGCCCTTCAGGCGTCGGAACAGCCGTTCGACTTCGTTTCGACGCTTGTACATTTCGCGGTCGTATTCCCAAGGCTCAACGCGTGTATGCAACGGAGGAACAACCGGGATGAAGCCGAGGTCGAGTGCGAGTTGCCAGGTTTCGTTGCCTTCGTATGCCTTGTCCATCAGGAGGTGCCGTGGTCGGTTCGGTGGTCCCGGACTTTCGAGCAGTGTGCGCCCCGAAGGTGTCAGAAATCTTGTGTGCTGAGGTTGGTTAAAAATCTCGGCTGATGGCGATGGTGAACCGCTCGCCGAACAGAATGGCGAACGGATTGACCACCTGCCGCCAAGTGATGGGTGGCATCTTCCAGTCCTTTTCGATATTGCGCAAGGCCGGATACAGCAGTTTGCTGGCGGCTTCGTCGCTCGGGAAGCGGCCGCGATCCTTGACGATTTTGCGCCACTACATGTGCATGCTCTCGATGGCGTTGGTGTACACGACCCGTCGAATCTCCGGCGGAAACACGAAGAACGGAATGTCATGCTCCCACGCGCGTTGCCACGATTGCACGATCGTCGGGTACTGCACCACAGGAACCTTCAGAGAAGTCTTGCAGCGCCTGCCTTGCTGGCGGCCGCGGCGCCTGCGCAATCGCCTTGCGGTCCTTCCAGCCGGCATATTCCAGGCTGTTGCGGATCAGATGCACGATGCAGGTCTGCACGATCGTGCGAGGGTAGGCAGTGCTGATGGCCTCAGTCAGTCCCTTCAGGCCGTCGACGACGGCGATCAGGATGTCCTGGCAGCCGCGCGTCTTGAGCTCGTTGAACACCTTGTGCCGTCTGCTGATTCGGATTCCTGGGCATCCCGGAAAAGATTATTCGCAATATCCTGAAAACATGAATGTCCTTGACGATTTGATTGGCGGAAAAAGCCGGCGCGGCACAGGAATTTTCGTTGCATGGCCAATCATTTTCACTGGAAATGCGATCCGTTATTACGGGACGTCGCATAGAGGCATGCGGCAGTTTTGGATGACACAATTCGCAAATAATATGAACAATTGAGTTCGATGGACGGCAATGCATTCGTTCCGGAGACGTCGCGCATGCACGGTTGAATCTTCGCTGCGTCGTCGATTGGCAGGATGCTCTTTTTTGGGCGGGGGCACCGCACTCATCGGGTAGGTCGCGCGCACCTCGATCCCCAAGCCGGCGACGAGCTGACGCGTTCATTCGAATGCGGCGTTCCGTTGCGTACATTTCTTCGAACGGTCAATCAAATGCGCCATACCGGTGCGTCCGCATCGATCTTGTAAGCGCAAAGAAACGAAATTGAAATGAATATTCCAAATAGTGGATGAATTTCGATTCGCTAAAAAAGCTATCCGAAATCGCACCGCGTCAAAGCGGTTTTTGTCGAAGAATTTTATTTGTTGCAAATGGTGACACGATGAATGGCGGGATTTAGAATGCTTTCGCCTATCCATTGCGGACGGAGTCGAGATGAAAGCAAAAGGAATGCAATACGGCCTGACGGCCGTTCTGCTGTCGATGCTCTCAGGCGGCGCGGTTTATCCGCAGACCGCGACGACCGGCACCATCAATTTCACCGGCAGCATCACCGACGTGCCGTGCGAAATCGACACGGCCGCCACGAGCAGTATCGTGACGATGGCCAAGGTTTTCGCGAACGACTTCAGCGGAGTGGGATCGACCACCGGCACGACGGCATTCAAGATCGTCCTCAAGAATTGCGGCGCATCGACGACCGGCGCGACGGTGCTCTTCACGGGCACGACTGACAGCGCCAATCCCGCGGCGCTCCAGACGACCGCGGGCGGGGCGGGAGGGGTTGCGTTGCAGCTCGTCGACGACTCCGGCACGCCGATCAGTATCGGCTCGAGCAGCAAGGCATACACGATTGCCGAGGGCGACAACACTTTCAATTTTGCGGCGCGCTATATCGCGACGTCCGCGACCGTGACGGGCGGCGTGGCCAATGCCACGGCGGTATTCGCGCTGACGTACAAGTAGCGGGCGCCGAATCGTTCCCGCATGCGGGCAAGTGAGGATGCAAAACCGGATTCTTTGACGCGGCCCCGAGCCGCGGCTTTCCCTGGGAGAAACGAAACATGCGCCTGCCTACCGTTTGTCATGCCGCTTTTACCGCCGTCCTCGCCCTGTGCGGCGCCGCAGCCCACGCAGGTATCCAGGTAGGCGGTACGCGGGTGGTCTTCGATGCGAAAGTCGATGTGCGCGATGCATCGGTTGCCGTGCGCAACAAGGGCGAGACGCCGTACGTGATCCAGATTTTCGTCGACGACGGAAACGGCAACACCCGCCGCATGCCGTTTACGGTGACGCCGCCGCTTTTTCGGCTGGACGGCGGCAAGGAGCAGCGCGTCAGCGTGCGCTACGTGAAGCGGGGCGCCGGGTTGCCGCAGGACGTCGAATCCGTTTATTGGATCAACGTCAAGGAGATTCCGCCCACCGAGAGGCACAAGGCGGACATCAACACGCTCAAGATTGCCGTCCTCACGCGCATCAAGCTCTTTTACCGGCCGACAGGCCTCGCCGGCAGTGCGGCCGACGCGCCGTCGCGGCTCAAATGGTCCGTCGTGCCGAACCCGATCGGGCAAGGCGTGGCGCTGAAGGTCAGCAACCCGAGCGCGTACCACGTGACCTTTTCGACGATCGAGATTCAGGCCGCGCAGAACGCGAGCATCAACGCCGACATGGTGAATCCGAAAGGCGAACTGATCGTTCCCATTCCGCCGAAGGCAGTTTCGCAGGTCGGCCCCGTCAAATTCAGCTATACCACCATCAACGATTACGGCGCCGTCACGCCGGCGACGGAAGTGACGGCCCAACCGGCCGGTTCGACCGGGGCTGCGCCGCAGTAGGGCGCGATGATTCGGCATCGTGTCGCCGATGTCGGCCTTTCGCGCATACGAGTGACCATGCTGGCCGCCGCGCTGACGGCGCTTTCGGCGACCGCTCGCGGCCAACAGACGCTGGAGTTCGATCCCGCCTTTCTCGAGTTGGGCGGCGGCCAGGGCGGCGCCGATCTTTCCGTGTACGCGACATCGAACCGTGTGCTGCCCGGCGTCTATCCGGTGTCGGTCTTCGTCAACGGCGAGGCGATCGATCGGCGTGACATCACGTTCGTGTCCGAAGGCGCACGCGAAGGGCGGGAGGACGCGACCCCCTGCCTGACCGCCCGGATGTTCGACGAATGGGGTGTCGACATCGCCGCGTTTGCGAAGCTTGCGCAAGCCGGCGAAAACGCATGCGTCGACATCGCCGACAGCGTTCCCCACGCCCAAACCGAGTTCGACAGCCATCAACTGCGGTTGAACGTAACGGTGCCCCAGGCCGCGTTGAAGCGGCGCGCGCGCGGTGCGGTGGACCCGGCGCGCTGGGATCAGGGTATCGACGCCGCGCTGCTCGACTATCAACTGAGCGCCGCCCAGTACGCGGGCGGCAATTTCGCGTCCGCCAATTCGCGCACGACGTTGTACGCGGGGTTGCGCGGCGGCATCAACCTGGGCGCCTGGCGGCTGTCGCACACGTCGTCGTTTCTGCGCGGGCTCGACGGCAGGAATCGTTTTCAGATCGTCAATACGTTCGTCCAGCGCGACATCGCCGGTTGGAACAGCCGCCTGACGGCCGGGGAAGGCACCACGCCCGCGAACATTTTTGACGGTTTTCAGTTTCTCGGCGTGCAGCTCAATACCGACGAGACCATGCTGCCCGACAGTCTGCAGGGCTACGCGCCTACCGTGCACGGCGTCGCGCAGACCAATGCGCAGGTGACGATCAAGCAGAATGGTTTCGTCATCTATAGCGCCTACGTGCCTCCCGGGCCGTTCACGATCGACGATCTTTATCCGACGTCGTCGTCGGGCAATCTGGAGGTGACGATTACCGAGGCCGACGGGCACGTCACGACATTCACGCAACCGTATTCCGCCGTGCCGATGTTGATGCGCGACGGTTCGTGGCGATATAACGTCACGGCGGGCCAATATCGCGACGGCATCTCAAGCTCGCATCCGAGCTTTGCGATGGCGACGGTCGCACGCGGGCTGGCGGGCGAATTCTCGTTGTATGGCGGTTTCATCGGGGCCGGCATGTATCAATCGGTGCTCGTCGGAATCGGCAAGAACCTGGGCAACATCGGCGCGGTATCGCTTGATGTGACGCACGCGCGCAGCGCGGTTGATCTGGCCGACAGCAACACGGTATCGGGGCATGCCTTTCGCGTGCTTTATGCGAAGGCCGTGGGCAGTTGGGGCACCGATTTCCGGTTGCTCGCATACCGCTACTCCACCGCCGGCTATCGAAGCTTCGCCGATGCGGTGCAATTGCGCGACGGCAGCGAGCCCGCCGCGCTGGGCGCAAAACGCCAGCGTCTCGAGGGCACGGTGAACCAGCGTCTCGGCCGCTTCGGCTCGATGTACGCGACCGTGGTCGTGCAGACCTACTGGGGCAGCGCGGCGCGCAGCACCGTGTATCAACTCGGGCACAGCGGGAATTGGGGGCGCGCGAGCTACGGACTCTATGCGGCCTACAGCAAAGGAAGCGGTGTGCCGTCGAGTTGGAATGTCTCGTTGTCGCTGTCGATGCCGCTGGAAGTGCTTTTCGGCGGCGCGCGCATGCGTGCGACGGCGGGCGGCAGCTCGAATGTCTCGTACTTCGTCAGCCGGAACAATGAGAACCATGTCAATCAGCAGATGACGATCGGCGGCAGCAACAGCGATCAGCGCTTGAACTACAGTGTGGGCGTCGCGCATTCCAGCCACTCGGACGTGAGCGGCTCGGTGTCGACCAGTTACCTCGCGCCGTTCGGCCGCTACGACGCGTCGATCGGCAGCGGCCGCGGGTACACGCAGGCCGCGTTCACGGCCGCCGGCGGCATGCTGTGGCACGGAGCCGGATTGTTGTTCACGCAGCCGCTCGGCGATACCGTGGCGGTGGTGGACGTGCCGAACGTGCGGGGCGTTCGCTTCGAAATGCACCCGGGCGTGAGCACGGATCGGGCGGGCGAAGCGGTGATTCCGCGTCTGAATCCATACCGGATCAACCGCATCGTCGTCGATCAGCGCCGGATGCCGCAGGACGTGGAGATCCGGAATCCGGTGAGCGAAGTCGTGCCGACCCGCGCGGCGGTCGTTCAAACGCACTTCGATTCCGTCGTCGGGCTTCGCGCGCTGTTCACGTTGACGCGCTTGGACGGCTCGTCTCCGCCGCAGGGCGCGACGGCCGAGAACGACGAGGGACAGGTGCTCGGCGTCGTCGGGATGGATGGCGAGACGTTCGTGGCGGGCTTGCCCGCCGCCGACGGGCATTTCGTCGTACGCTGGGGGGCTGCGCGACAGAATCGATGCCGGGTGAATTACGCGCTGCCCGGAAAAGCGGCGATTGGCGCGTACTCGGCCGTGGAGGCGACATGCGATTGAAACGCGAACGGCGCGCGCGACGCCTGGCCATATATACGGCGGCATGCGGCCTGTGGCTTGTCGCTGCCGCGCTGCCGGTTGGCGCGCGGGCGGCCACTTGCGAAGGCGACAAGACGCTTGTCACGCTTCCGGCCATCGCGGTGGCGGCCGATGCGCCGGTGGGAACGGTGTTGTGGAGTCGGAAAGGGATCGCCTTCAGCACCTATTGCACGTTGGGGTGGTTCGACACCAGCAACATTTATGTTTGGCGCGCCGACTTGAGCTCGACGCTCCAGCAATACGGGCTGACGTTCTGGTTGACTTACGGAGGGCAGGGCGGCAACACCGCCCAGCAAATCAAGGATCCGATGGTTGTCGACCTCGGCGGAAAGGCCGGTTATGCGAGCGGCTCCGTCGACCTGGAACTGAGGAAGACGGGCGTGACGCCGGCGCAAGGCGCCGTCAGCGCGGCGGACATCCCCGCGTTCTATCTCGATAGCAATACGAACTACAACAAAGGCTCGCACTACATCCGCGGGCTGACCAACATTTCGTTCGTTTCCTATACCTGCGACATCGATACGGGGTCGCGCAGCATGACCGTGCCGCTCGGCGACGTGCGCGTCGATCGCTTCAGTGGCATCGGCTCCACTTTCGCGGATCAGAATTTCAGTATCGGCATGACATGCACGCAGCCGGCCGGCACGTACGATGTCGCGCTGACGTTTTCCGCGACGGCGGACAGTTCCGGCGCACCGGGCGTGCTCGCGATCACGCAGGGGGCGTCTCCCGCGTCCGGAGTCGGCATTCAGTTGCTGATGAACGGTTCGCCTGTGACTTTCGGCACCGTCCTCGACGCGGGCAGCGCGACCGCGGGCGCGACGCTGACGATTCCGATGACGGCACGCTATTATCAGACCGGCAGTGTCGTGACTCCGGGCGCGGCGAACGGCATCGCGACGTTCGCCATCAGCTACAAGTGACTCATGCCGGCGTAGCGGATGAATCCTCTCGCACGCTCATTCGCGCGCCACGCCCGTCCGTCGTCGCGCCGCCATATTCTTAGAACTTCGATATCCGAATAGATCGACCGCCGTTAATCTTACGGGCGCAACAGGAGCGTGCCGGCCTGAACGAACGTCGGCGCGCATAGGTCTTCAACCGATCGATGCGCGCCCATCGCATGCTTGCGCGTTGACCGATCGCTCGTCCGTCGAAAACGTCGATATGCCATCGCGTCGTTTCGGACGCCTTCAACGATGCGCTTTCAGCTCGCCGCGCACACACCGTCATCGGCCATTTGCGCGAGCATGAATGGCAGGCGGATCGCTTCGTCATGAACGGCTTCGGTAAATGGAACCCGGCGGCATCGAATGCGGCGTGTCGAAATCGTTCTGGAGCGGGAATCACAGGGAACGCAGAGGCTTGCGCTGTCTTGCACGATGCTTCGCCGCGAATGGGAATTCGTCGGGCGGCGTCGTGCATCGGGCGTTTTCGCCAGGTTTAACGGGCGGCGCGTTTTCCGTGGCGTCGCCATGCCGCCGCCACTCGCGAAACCGATTGCGCCGCATCGGGCGCTCGAGGCGCGAGCCTTCAGCCGGATTGTCGTCTCACCGGTTCTCTCTCTTCTGCACGTTTGCTCGCGCCGCTTGTGCGGCCGTTCGTCGATTGGCGCGCGTGGGAATCCTCCGGCGTCGCCGATGCGAAATGCGGCGCGAGGGAGGCGCAACTGCATGGTTCCGTGCGTCGCGATGCAGCCAGAGATGCCGGAAGAATGATCTTCGCTTATCGAGGGTCGCATGCCGAAGCAATATTTCGCTATGCAAATGGATGTCCGATGCGGCGACACGTCGCACGAGAATGCTTGCGCTCTGCGCATTTAGCCGAACGGCAGTTCATTTCGAAGTATTGAGATGTATCCGGAAGACGCTCCTCTGTATCTTGATGATCAGAATCGGTGGTTCGGAGCGGACGTATCCCGATAGTGCGAGCGCTCGGGGTTCAATCCACAGCTTCGATTGATTTCATATTCGCCGCGTATTCAAGCGACAAGTCGCATGCCCAAATCGGCGTTCTCTGGTTCTTTTATTCATATAGCAGTCCGAAATTAATATCGTGAGGGGTAACTTATGAACAAGATTTTCAAATCGATCTGGTGCGAAGAGACGCATACGTGGGTTGCGGCGTCGGAGCACGCAGTGGCGCGCGGTGGCCGCGCGTCGAGCGTCGTGGAATCCGCTGGCGGATTGAAGAAGGTGCTCAAGCTGTCGCTTCTGGGCGCGGCATCGCTGATTGCGATGGGCGTGGTCGGGCCATTTGCCGGCGAGGCAATGGCGGCGAATAACGCCGGTCTGTGCTTGACGTACAACGGTAGTAGCAACAATACGTCAGGTACTGGCGGCTGGTTCGCTAATGGTTGTAATTCGGCCGGTTGGGCGCAGGGCATGGTTACGGACAGCAAGACGGATTGGGTCGGGCTGACCGCGGACGACACGCAGATCGTTCTCGACGGCAGTGCGGGCAGCATTTATTTCCGGACGGGCGGCATAAACGGCAACGTGTTGACGATGTCGAATGCGACCGGCGGCGTATTGCTCAGTGGCCTCGCGGCCGGCGTCAATTCGACCGATGCAGTCAACATGTCTCAGTTGACCTCGCTGTCGACTTCGACGGCAACCAGCATCACCTCGCTGTCGACTTCGACGGCAACCAGCATCGCTTCGCTTTCGACGAGCATGCTTTCGCTTGGCGTGGGCGTCGTGACGCAAGATGCCTCGACCGGCGCGATCAGCGTCGGCGCCAATTCGCCGGGCCTGACGGTGGATTTCGCGGGTGGCCAGGGCGCGCGCACGCTGACGGGCGTCGCCGCTGGCGTCAACGATACGGACGCAGTCAATGTCGGCCAGTTGACGTCGCTGTCGACGAGCGCGTCGACGGGGCTCGCCACTGCGGATAGCGGCATTGCGTCGTTGTCCACGTCGCTGCTCGGCACCGCGGACAACGTGACGTCGCTGTCGACGAGCCTCAGCGCGGTCAACGCGAATCTGGCCGGCCTGCAGACGTCGATGGACAACGTCGTGTCATACGACGATTCGTCGAAGTCCACGATCACCCTCGGCGGCGTGGGCGTCACGACGCCTGTCCTGCTGACGAACGTGGCCGCAGGGAAGATTGCCGCGACCAGCACGGATGCAGTGAACGGTTCGCAGCTTTACACGCTCCAGCAAGAATTCTCGCAGCAGTACGATCTGCTGACGTCGCAAGTGTCGTCGCTCAGTACCTCGGTGTCGGATCTTCAAGGCAGCGCCTCGGCAAATACGGGAACCGCGTCGGGCGACAACAGCACGGCGAGCGGCGACAACGCGACCGCGTCAGGCACGAACAGCACGGCCAACGGGACGAACGCGACCGCGTCGGGTGAGAACAGCACGGCGAGCGGCACGAACGCGTCGGCGACCGGTGAGAACAGCACGGCGACGGGCACGGACTCGGCCGCATCGGGTAGCAATAGCACGGCCAATGGGACAAACGCGACCGCGTCGGGCGACAACAGCACGGCGAGCGGCACGAACGCGTCGGCGACCGGTGAGAACAGCACGGCGACGGGCACGGACTCGGCCGCATCGGGCAGCAACAGCACGGCCAATGGCACGAACGCGACCGCGTCGGGTGAGAACAGCACGGCGAGCGGCACGAACGCGTCGGCGACCGGTGAGAACAGCACGGCGACGGGCACGGATTCGACCGCATCGGGCAGCAACAGCACGGCCAATGGCACGAACGCGACTGCGTCGGGCGATAACAGCACGGCGAGCGGCACGAACGCATCGGCGACCGGTGAAAACAGCACGGCGACGGGCACGGATTCGACCGCATCGGGCAGCAACAGCACGGCCAATGGCACGAACGCGACTGCGTCGGGCGATAACAGCACGGCGA
Proteins encoded in this region:
- a CDS encoding fimbrial biogenesis chaperone encodes the protein MRLPTVCHAAFTAVLALCGAAAHAGIQVGGTRVVFDAKVDVRDASVAVRNKGETPYVIQIFVDDGNGNTRRMPFTVTPPLFRLDGGKEQRVSVRYVKRGAGLPQDVESVYWINVKEIPPTERHKADINTLKIAVLTRIKLFYRPTGLAGSAADAPSRLKWSVVPNPIGQGVALKVSNPSAYHVTFSTIEIQAAQNASINADMVNPKGELIVPIPPKAVSQVGPVKFSYTTINDYGAVTPATEVTAQPAGSTGAAPQ
- a CDS encoding fimbrial protein — its product is MRLKRERRARRLAIYTAACGLWLVAAALPVGARAATCEGDKTLVTLPAIAVAADAPVGTVLWSRKGIAFSTYCTLGWFDTSNIYVWRADLSSTLQQYGLTFWLTYGGQGGNTAQQIKDPMVVDLGGKAGYASGSVDLELRKTGVTPAQGAVSAADIPAFYLDSNTNYNKGSHYIRGLTNISFVSYTCDIDTGSRSMTVPLGDVRVDRFSGIGSTFADQNFSIGMTCTQPAGTYDVALTFSATADSSGAPGVLAITQGASPASGVGIQLLMNGSPVTFGTVLDAGSATAGATLTIPMTARYYQTGSVVTPGAANGIATFAISYK
- a CDS encoding fimbrial protein encodes the protein MKAKGMQYGLTAVLLSMLSGGAVYPQTATTGTINFTGSITDVPCEIDTAATSSIVTMAKVFANDFSGVGSTTGTTAFKIVLKNCGASTTGATVLFTGTTDSANPAALQTTAGGAGGVALQLVDDSGTPISIGSSSKAYTIAEGDNTFNFAARYIATSATVTGGVANATAVFALTYK
- the bpaC gene encoding trimeric autotransporter adhesin BpaC, with the translated sequence MNKIFKSIWCEETHTWVAASEHAVARGGRASSVVESAGGLKKVLKLSLLGAASLIAMGVVGPFAGEAMAANNAGLCLTYNGSSNNTSGTGGWFANGCNSAGWAQGMVTDSKTDWVGLTADDTQIVLDGSAGSIYFRTGGINGNVLTMSNATGGVLLSGLAAGVNSTDAVNMSQLTSLSTSTATSITSLSTSTATSIASLSTSMLSLGVGVVTQDASTGAISVGANSPGLTVDFAGGQGARTLTGVAAGVNDTDAVNVGQLTSLSTSASTGLATADSGIASLSTSLLGTADNVTSLSTSLSAVNANLAGLQTSMDNVVSYDDSSKSTITLGGVGVTTPVLLTNVAAGKIAATSTDAVNGSQLYTLQQEFSQQYDLLTSQVSSLSTSVSDLQGSASANTGTASGDNSTASGDNATASGTNSTANGTNATASGENSTASGTNASATGENSTATGTDSAASGSNSTANGTNATASGDNSTASGTNASATGENSTATGTDSAASGSNSTANGTNATASGENSTASGTNASATGENSTATGTDSTASGSNSTANGTNATASGDNSTASGTNASATGENSTATGTDSTASGSNSTANGTNATASGDNSTASGTNASAAGENSTATGTDSAASGSNSTANGTNATASGDNSTASGTNASATGENSTATGTDSTASGNNSTANGANSNASGAGATATGENAAATGAGATATGNNASASGASSTAGGANAIASGDNSTANGANSTASGSGSSAFGENAAAAGDGSTALGVNTVASGTTSTAAGANASATGDSSTALGANAVASGTDSVATGAGSIASGANSSAYGTGSNATGTGSVAIGQGATATGSNSVALGTGSVASEANTVSVGSAGSERRITNVAAGVNETDAVNVGQLNGAVSGIQNQMNGMQGQIDTLARDAYSGIAAATALTMIPDVDPGKTLAVGIGTANFKGYQASALGATARITQNLKVKTGVSYSGSNYVWGAGMSYQW
- a CDS encoding fimbria/pilus outer membrane usher protein — encoded protein: MLAAALTALSATARGQQTLEFDPAFLELGGGQGGADLSVYATSNRVLPGVYPVSVFVNGEAIDRRDITFVSEGAREGREDATPCLTARMFDEWGVDIAAFAKLAQAGENACVDIADSVPHAQTEFDSHQLRLNVTVPQAALKRRARGAVDPARWDQGIDAALLDYQLSAAQYAGGNFASANSRTTLYAGLRGGINLGAWRLSHTSSFLRGLDGRNRFQIVNTFVQRDIAGWNSRLTAGEGTTPANIFDGFQFLGVQLNTDETMLPDSLQGYAPTVHGVAQTNAQVTIKQNGFVIYSAYVPPGPFTIDDLYPTSSSGNLEVTITEADGHVTTFTQPYSAVPMLMRDGSWRYNVTAGQYRDGISSSHPSFAMATVARGLAGEFSLYGGFIGAGMYQSVLVGIGKNLGNIGAVSLDVTHARSAVDLADSNTVSGHAFRVLYAKAVGSWGTDFRLLAYRYSTAGYRSFADAVQLRDGSEPAALGAKRQRLEGTVNQRLGRFGSMYATVVVQTYWGSAARSTVYQLGHSGNWGRASYGLYAAYSKGSGVPSSWNVSLSLSMPLEVLFGGARMRATAGGSSNVSYFVSRNNENHVNQQMTIGGSNSDQRLNYSVGVAHSSHSDVSGSVSTSYLAPFGRYDASIGSGRGYTQAAFTAAGGMLWHGAGLLFTQPLGDTVAVVDVPNVRGVRFEMHPGVSTDRAGEAVIPRLNPYRINRIVVDQRRMPQDVEIRNPVSEVVPTRAAVVQTHFDSVVGLRALFTLTRLDGSSPPQGATAENDEGQVLGVVGMDGETFVAGLPAADGHFVVRWGAARQNRCRVNYALPGKAAIGAYSAVEATCD